A stretch of Acidovorax sp. RAC01 DNA encodes these proteins:
- a CDS encoding Bug family tripartite tricarboxylate transporter substrate binding protein → MKMIRRAFPAATLALLACGPWALSSALAQTAYPSAPIKIIVPYPAGGASDAVARMIGEKLQQAWGQPVYIDNKPGASGIIGTQATIKSPADGYTLLAHNVVLIQQPAVMEKLSFNAFKDLLPVVMTIRTTNLFVVPNDSPVKTVAEFVAQAKANPSKLSYGSYGIASGAHFQGELLKMQAGIDLAHVPFQGSAPMITNIVGGQLPSAFIDVPSALPHIKSMRPLAVGGPQRLQELPNVPTFAELGYKSFEPMGWHGLFLPAGAPPAVAQKIANEVSNILRMPDVLAKLKTLGVIAGGGTPEEFAQQIKADAPVYAEIAKAANIRLTQ, encoded by the coding sequence ATGAAGATGATTCGACGCGCATTCCCCGCTGCCACGCTGGCCCTCCTGGCCTGCGGCCCATGGGCGCTCTCCTCCGCGCTGGCGCAAACCGCCTACCCCAGCGCCCCCATCAAGATCATCGTTCCGTACCCTGCCGGAGGTGCTTCGGACGCGGTGGCGCGAATGATCGGCGAGAAGCTGCAACAGGCCTGGGGACAACCCGTATACATCGACAACAAGCCTGGAGCCTCGGGAATCATCGGGACGCAGGCCACCATCAAGTCCCCGGCAGATGGCTACACGCTGCTGGCTCACAACGTCGTGCTGATCCAGCAACCCGCGGTGATGGAGAAACTGTCCTTCAATGCCTTCAAGGACCTGCTCCCGGTGGTCATGACGATTCGCACGACTAACCTGTTCGTCGTGCCCAATGACTCCCCGGTGAAAACCGTGGCCGAGTTCGTAGCCCAGGCCAAGGCCAACCCCAGCAAGCTCAGCTATGGCAGCTACGGCATCGCCAGTGGCGCACATTTCCAGGGCGAACTGCTCAAAATGCAGGCGGGTATCGATCTGGCGCATGTGCCATTCCAGGGGTCGGCACCCATGATCACCAACATCGTGGGCGGCCAGCTGCCGAGCGCGTTCATTGATGTTCCGTCTGCGCTCCCGCACATCAAGTCAATGAGGCCGCTGGCGGTCGGCGGCCCGCAGCGCCTTCAGGAACTGCCGAACGTGCCCACGTTCGCCGAACTGGGCTACAAGTCGTTCGAACCCATGGGATGGCACGGCCTGTTCCTTCCGGCGGGGGCGCCTCCTGCCGTTGCGCAAAAGATTGCCAACGAGGTCAGCAACATCCTGCGCATGCCCGATGTGCTGGCAAAGCTCAAGACGCTCGGCGTCATCGCCGGCGGCGGGACCCCCGAGGAATTTGCACAACAGATCAAGGCCGACGCACCCGTCTATGCGGAGATCGCCAAGGCGGCCAACATTCGCCTGACGCAGTGA
- a CDS encoding alpha/beta fold hydrolase codes for MPPAAFETAAPMAAQAHERDCSREAVMDHEGGLLRIHYTDTGSSAPHAPVVALLHGSGPGTTGWSAFSLQRPALREAGFRLITPDLPGWGRSDGVVCKEDRSQFNARALHAVLDAASVHAPVHLVGTSMGAHSAVAFALQWPGRTAGMVLASGGTGGRSNFHPALPEGVRSMLDFYQEPTAARMRSFLECVVFDSSALTPEMVQQKLAAAMACPQHLTNFVESLRQYPAQFGDVTHRLAEITLPTLVIWGSEDRVVPLDIGLQIAQRIPGADLHVLGRCGHVPHLERPRDFIHLLTRFLA; via the coding sequence ATGCCCCCCGCAGCGTTCGAGACGGCAGCCCCCATGGCAGCGCAGGCCCATGAACGTGACTGCTCCCGCGAAGCGGTCATGGACCATGAAGGCGGGCTGCTGCGCATCCACTACACGGACACGGGCAGCAGCGCGCCCCATGCACCGGTGGTTGCGCTGTTGCATGGCTCGGGGCCCGGCACGACGGGGTGGAGCGCATTTTCCCTGCAGCGCCCGGCCCTCCGGGAGGCGGGATTTCGCCTGATCACGCCGGACCTTCCGGGCTGGGGCCGCAGCGACGGCGTGGTTTGCAAGGAGGATCGTTCGCAGTTCAACGCCCGGGCACTGCATGCGGTGCTGGACGCCGCCAGCGTCCACGCGCCTGTGCATCTGGTGGGCACTTCCATGGGCGCCCACAGCGCAGTGGCGTTTGCGCTGCAGTGGCCTGGGCGTACCGCAGGCATGGTGCTGGCATCGGGCGGCACGGGGGGCCGCAGCAATTTCCATCCTGCCTTGCCCGAGGGCGTGCGGTCCATGCTGGACTTCTACCAGGAACCCACTGCGGCCCGCATGCGCAGCTTCCTGGAATGCGTTGTCTTTGACTCCAGCGCCCTCACCCCGGAGATGGTGCAGCAAAAGCTGGCGGCCGCCATGGCCTGCCCCCAGCACCTCACGAACTTTGTCGAAAGCCTGCGCCAGTACCCCGCCCAATTTGGCGACGTCACCCACAGGCTGGCAGAGATCACCTTGCCCACGCTGGTGATCTGGGGCAGCGAGGACCGGGTGGTACCGCTGGACATCGGCCTGCAGATCGCGCAGCGCATCCCGGGAGCCGACCTGCACGTGCTGGGCCGTTGCGGCCATGTGCCCCACCTGGAGCGGCCCCGCGACTTCATCCATCTGCTGACGCGGTTTCTTGCATGA
- a CDS encoding Crp/Fnr family transcriptional regulator encodes MRNQPPETPSGIAPDRLSPELERLLRDGARRRYLSRNEVLYTRGSAPDSVFYVESGAVQLSATSVNGREAVLGVAEQGRWFGELTLFINAPRVHDAKALVKTELLLVPARRLHEVVDNNADYLREFLRVVCYRYKWAIERIDASILQPLSVRLAQRLLAEREMAMREGAAQQPELRLSQEGLAQRLGASRQSVNRQLKEWESKGLLRLVYGGVTLLDPEALRRVS; translated from the coding sequence CTTCTGGCATTGCTCCAGACAGACTGTCTCCCGAACTGGAGCGTCTGTTGCGGGACGGCGCCCGCCGGCGATACCTGTCGAGAAACGAGGTTCTCTACACGCGTGGCTCAGCGCCTGACTCGGTGTTCTACGTCGAATCGGGTGCCGTTCAACTGAGCGCCACTTCGGTCAATGGCAGGGAAGCAGTGCTGGGCGTGGCTGAACAGGGGCGATGGTTTGGTGAGCTGACCCTGTTCATCAATGCACCCCGGGTGCATGACGCCAAGGCGCTGGTGAAAACCGAGCTGCTCCTGGTGCCGGCCCGGCGTCTTCACGAGGTGGTGGACAACAATGCCGACTACCTTCGCGAGTTCCTCCGCGTGGTGTGTTACCGGTACAAATGGGCCATTGAGCGGATCGATGCCAGCATCCTGCAGCCGCTGTCCGTGCGGCTGGCTCAGCGCCTGCTCGCTGAGCGGGAAATGGCGATGCGCGAGGGTGCCGCGCAGCAGCCCGAGCTTCGCCTGTCCCAGGAGGGGCTTGCGCAGCGGCTGGGCGCCTCGCGGCAGAGCGTCAACAGGCAGCTCAAGGAATGGGAGTCCAAGGGCCTGCTGCGCCTGGTGTACGGAGGGGTCACGCTGCTGGATCCGGAGGCTCTGCGGCGTGTCTCCTGA